In one Corynebacterium bovis DSM 20582 = CIP 54.80 genomic region, the following are encoded:
- a CDS encoding sodium/glutamate symporter, which translates to MGDTFTPYSILVDVGWISALLVVGNLLRRFIPLFQTLMIPAPITAGLLGLALGPEGLGLIHFSDQLGTYSSILIAVVFGAMPYSMEFNPRVRRGARTMWSYSVGMYVGQWGIFTLFGIIVLGSVWGTPDWFGMMLPVGFVGGFGTAAAVGGSLQQAGGDAAMTLGFTSATVGTLAAIVGGIIFAKWGSATGRTAQLPEFSRLPRDLRTGLISLPGQRPSVGKATTNPSSIEPVALHVSVIAVTVFVAYLVCQGINSLFPSVSIPLFAMAFVIGLIGLGVLHLVKNPGYIDRDLMGSLSGGSTDYLVAFGVASIVPTVVAAYAVPLLILFIVGVVYCLLLFFLVAPKMFGHQWIERAIFGWGWATASVATAIAILKIVDPRMKSGTLEEFGVAYVGYAPFEIGLTILAPIAVIAGVTTGFGIAATIVAVVVLALAFVLKWPQLAEVDAVGEPAAGDAASGGS; encoded by the coding sequence GTGGGAGACACATTCACCCCGTACAGCATTCTCGTCGACGTCGGCTGGATCTCCGCGTTGCTCGTCGTCGGGAACCTCCTGCGCCGGTTCATTCCGCTGTTCCAGACGCTCATGATCCCGGCCCCGATCACCGCCGGGCTCCTCGGCCTGGCCCTCGGCCCCGAGGGGCTCGGACTGATCCACTTCAGTGACCAGCTGGGGACCTACTCGTCGATCCTCATCGCCGTCGTCTTCGGGGCCATGCCCTACTCCATGGAGTTCAACCCCCGCGTCCGGCGGGGCGCGCGGACGATGTGGTCGTACTCGGTCGGCATGTACGTCGGCCAGTGGGGCATCTTCACGCTCTTCGGCATCATCGTCCTCGGGTCGGTGTGGGGCACGCCCGACTGGTTCGGCATGATGCTGCCCGTCGGCTTCGTCGGCGGGTTCGGCACGGCCGCCGCGGTCGGCGGCTCCCTCCAGCAGGCCGGCGGCGACGCCGCGATGACCCTCGGCTTCACCTCCGCGACGGTGGGCACGCTCGCCGCGATCGTCGGCGGGATCATCTTCGCGAAGTGGGGGTCGGCGACGGGGCGCACGGCCCAGCTGCCGGAGTTCTCCCGGCTGCCCCGGGACCTGCGCACCGGCCTGATCTCCCTGCCGGGGCAGCGGCCGAGCGTCGGGAAGGCGACGACGAACCCGTCGTCGATCGAACCGGTCGCCCTCCACGTCTCGGTCATCGCGGTGACCGTCTTCGTGGCCTACCTCGTGTGCCAGGGGATCAACTCCCTGTTCCCGTCGGTCTCGATCCCGCTGTTCGCGATGGCCTTCGTCATCGGGCTCATCGGCCTCGGTGTCCTCCACCTCGTGAAGAACCCCGGCTACATCGACCGGGACCTCATGGGGTCGCTGTCGGGCGGGTCGACGGACTACCTCGTCGCGTTCGGCGTGGCCTCGATCGTCCCGACGGTCGTCGCCGCCTACGCGGTGCCGCTGCTCATCCTCTTCATCGTCGGCGTCGTCTACTGCCTGCTGCTGTTCTTCCTCGTCGCCCCGAAGATGTTCGGGCACCAGTGGATCGAGCGGGCGATCTTCGGCTGGGGCTGGGCGACCGCGTCGGTCGCGACGGCCATCGCGATCCTCAAGATCGTCGACCCGCGCATGAAGTCCGGCACCCTCGAGGAGTTCGGCGTGGCCTACGTCGGCTACGCCCCCTTCGAGATCGGGCTGACGATCCTCGCCCCGATCGCCGTCATCGCCGGGGTGACGACGGGCTTCGGCATCGCCGCGACCATCGTCGCGGTCGTCGTCCTCGCGCTGGCCTTCGTGCTGAAGTGGCCGCAGCTCGCCGAGGTGGACGCGGTCGGGGAGCCCGCCGCGGGGGACGCGGCGTCCGGCGGGAGCTGA